In Microbacterium enclense, one genomic interval encodes:
- the recO gene encoding DNA repair protein RecO, with protein sequence MPTYRDEVVVLRTHKLGEADRILTLLSRRNGKIRAVAKGVRRTSSKFGSRLEPFMVADVQLSKGRNLDIVQQAESLGSYGADIVVNYDRYTTASAMVETADRLNEAEATPQQYLLLVGGLRSLARGDHSERSVLDSYLLRAMALSGWAPGLTECARCGTVGDHPYFLAQLGGVICSTCAPAGSPRVARDTVDMLRALMAGEWETIDAAPGRTISAASGLVAAYAQFHLERGIRSLSHLESHR encoded by the coding sequence GTGCCCACCTACCGCGACGAGGTCGTGGTCCTGCGTACCCACAAGCTCGGGGAGGCGGACCGCATCCTCACCCTCCTCAGCCGCCGCAACGGCAAGATCCGCGCGGTCGCGAAGGGCGTGCGGCGCACGTCGTCGAAGTTCGGCTCGCGTCTCGAGCCTTTCATGGTCGCCGACGTGCAGCTGTCCAAGGGACGCAACCTCGACATCGTGCAGCAGGCCGAGTCGCTCGGCTCGTACGGCGCCGACATCGTCGTGAACTACGACCGCTACACCACCGCCAGCGCCATGGTCGAAACCGCCGACCGCCTGAATGAGGCCGAGGCGACCCCGCAGCAGTACCTGCTCCTCGTCGGGGGCCTTCGTTCCCTCGCCCGCGGCGACCACTCTGAGCGGAGCGTGCTCGACTCATACCTGCTGCGGGCCATGGCCCTCTCGGGCTGGGCGCCGGGTCTCACGGAGTGCGCGCGGTGCGGCACGGTCGGCGACCATCCGTACTTCCTCGCCCAGCTCGGCGGAGTCATCTGCTCGACGTGCGCCCCCGCGGGCTCGCCCCGTGTCGCCCGCGACACCGTCGACATGCTCCGTGCGCTCATGGCGGGGGAGTGGGAGACCATCGACGCTGCCCCCGGCCGAACGATTTCGGCGGCCTCGGGCCTCGTGGCGGCCTACGCGCAGTTCCACCTGGAGCGTGGCATCCGTTCCCTCTCGCACCTGGAGTCGCACCGATGA
- a CDS encoding MafI family immunity protein — protein MTGASGIARWARAEITSLCAGLGGILDPAVLHDVTDLVDHAEPGIALDLLCDKLLDANAPLDVAKRGRLLTVGRAMGLDDTVAFLVDAPGEQDD, from the coding sequence ATGACAGGCGCGTCGGGAATCGCGCGATGGGCGCGCGCGGAGATCACCTCGCTCTGCGCCGGGCTCGGCGGCATACTGGATCCGGCTGTGCTGCACGATGTGACGGATCTGGTCGACCACGCCGAGCCCGGAATCGCGCTCGACCTGCTCTGCGACAAACTCCTCGACGCGAACGCTCCTCTCGACGTCGCGAAGCGCGGCCGCCTCCTCACCGTCGGACGCGCGATGGGCCTCGATGACACCGTGGCTTTCCTCGTCGACGCGCCGGGGGAGCAGGATGACTGA
- a CDS encoding DsbA family oxidoreductase: MMDAIKIDVWSDIACPWCYIGKRNLENGLAATADDDDAPVVEIEYHSFELSPDTPEDFDGGEVDYLSQHKGISPAQAREMLDRVTGVAADAGLAYRFDILKHTNTVKAHELLHFAKENGKQLELTEVLMSAYFLEGKHVGRDDDLVTLAVQVGLDGDAAREALASQRYRGAVRADQEQAQQFGITGVPFFVIDGKYGVSGAQPVEAFSQIARQVWGERREASATADA, from the coding sequence ATGATGGATGCCATCAAGATCGACGTGTGGAGCGACATCGCCTGCCCCTGGTGCTACATCGGCAAGCGGAACCTCGAGAACGGCCTGGCTGCCACGGCCGACGATGACGACGCCCCGGTTGTCGAAATCGAGTACCACTCGTTCGAGCTGTCACCCGACACCCCCGAAGACTTCGACGGGGGAGAGGTCGACTACCTTTCGCAGCACAAGGGCATCTCGCCCGCGCAGGCACGGGAGATGCTCGACCGCGTCACGGGAGTCGCCGCGGACGCGGGGCTCGCCTACCGCTTCGACATCCTGAAGCACACCAACACCGTGAAGGCGCACGAGCTGCTCCACTTCGCGAAGGAGAACGGCAAGCAGCTGGAGCTGACCGAGGTCCTCATGTCGGCGTACTTCCTCGAGGGCAAGCACGTGGGTCGTGACGACGACCTGGTCACCCTCGCTGTACAGGTCGGTCTCGACGGGGATGCCGCGCGCGAAGCGCTCGCGTCCCAGCGCTACCGCGGCGCGGTCCGCGCCGACCAGGAGCAGGCGCAGCAGTTCGGGATCACGGGCGTGCCGTTCTTCGTGATCGACGGGAAGTACGGCGTGAGCGGGGCGCAGCCCGTCGAGGCGTTCTCGCAGATCGCGCGGCAGGTCTGGGGCGAGCGGCGCGAGGCATCCGCGACCGCCGACGCCTGA
- a CDS encoding isoprenyl transferase has translation MTPKPFTHRDAVPYRPLDWTGEYPPVYPKGSVPEHVAIVMDGNGRWANRQGLTRVEGHRAGEAALLDVVAGAIQAGVKHLSVYAFSTENWSRSPDEVRFLMGFNREVLHRRRDQLNEWGVRIRWSGRKPRLWGSVIKELQHAERLTEGNSTLTLTMCVNYGGRVEIVDAMRRIGEDIAAGKLKPSAVTEKLIRKNLYQPDMPDVDLFVRSSGEQRTSNFLLWESAYAEMVFLDTLWPDFRRTHLWDAIGLYLSRDRRFGGAVDTPTS, from the coding sequence ATGACACCGAAGCCCTTCACGCACCGAGACGCCGTACCGTACCGCCCGCTCGATTGGACGGGGGAGTACCCGCCCGTCTATCCGAAGGGGTCGGTACCCGAGCACGTCGCGATCGTCATGGACGGCAACGGCCGCTGGGCCAACCGTCAGGGACTCACGCGCGTCGAAGGGCACCGCGCCGGCGAGGCGGCGCTGCTCGACGTGGTCGCGGGAGCCATCCAGGCCGGCGTGAAGCACCTGTCGGTCTACGCCTTCTCGACCGAGAACTGGTCGCGCTCACCCGACGAGGTGCGTTTCCTCATGGGGTTCAACCGCGAGGTGCTGCACCGCCGCCGCGACCAGCTGAACGAGTGGGGCGTGCGCATCCGGTGGTCGGGGCGCAAGCCGCGCCTGTGGGGCTCCGTCATCAAAGAGCTGCAGCACGCCGAGCGCCTCACCGAGGGCAACTCGACCCTGACACTGACAATGTGCGTCAACTACGGCGGACGCGTGGAGATCGTGGATGCCATGCGCCGGATCGGCGAAGACATCGCCGCCGGGAAGCTCAAGCCCTCAGCCGTGACCGAGAAGCTCATCCGCAAGAACCTCTACCAACCCGACATGCCCGACGTCGACCTGTTCGTGCGTTCGAGCGGCGAGCAGCGCACCTCGAACTTCCTCCTGTGGGAGTCCGCCTACGCCGAGATGGTCTTCCTCGACACGCTGTGGCCCGACTTCCGCCGCACCCACCTCTGGGACGCGATCGGGCTCTATCTCTCCCGCGATCGGCGCTTCGGCGGGGCCGTCGACACCCCGACCTCGTGA
- a CDS encoding deoxyguanosinetriphosphate triphosphohydrolase: MGAEVTVAAARPLGYADADAARFHEEKHRSQRDDFARDRARVLHSAALRRLAAKTQVLSPASPADFARNRLTHSLEVAQVGRELATALQLSPDVVDTACLSHDLGHPPFGHNGERALNDWASDIGGFEGNAQTLRILTRLEPKVFGADGEPFGLNLTRASLDATCKYPWTVDEPVPDPGGRLKFGVYPDDEPVFHWMRGDAPARQRCIEAEVMDLSDDIAYSVHDFEDAVVNRYVDPARLASRVGREGLLDAIQRWVGYDFPRDDLAQGLDRLMAMPEWIGSFDGTRPALARLKNLTSDLIGRFARAATSATREAYPADELTRYRAQVIVPGEVETEMAVLKGIIGATVVSIDGRKVLYREQRHVLKRLASALWENPGALDALHAPDFAAADDDTARRRVIVDQVASLTDQLAIAWHNRLVGEVDASELGVWAPGGRASRGTDA; this comes from the coding sequence GTGGGGGCTGAGGTGACGGTGGCGGCCGCCCGGCCCCTCGGATACGCGGATGCCGATGCCGCCCGGTTCCACGAAGAGAAGCACCGCTCCCAGCGCGATGACTTCGCGCGTGACCGCGCCCGTGTGCTGCACTCGGCAGCCCTTCGACGCCTCGCCGCGAAGACGCAGGTGCTGAGCCCGGCGAGCCCCGCGGACTTCGCCCGCAACCGCCTCACGCACTCGCTCGAGGTCGCGCAAGTGGGTCGAGAGCTCGCGACCGCCCTCCAGCTCTCACCCGACGTCGTCGACACCGCGTGCCTGAGCCACGACCTCGGACACCCGCCGTTCGGTCACAACGGCGAGCGGGCGCTGAACGACTGGGCGTCCGACATCGGTGGCTTCGAGGGCAACGCGCAGACGCTGCGCATCCTCACCCGTCTCGAGCCCAAGGTGTTCGGCGCCGACGGGGAGCCGTTCGGTCTCAACCTCACGCGCGCCAGCCTCGACGCCACCTGCAAGTACCCGTGGACGGTCGACGAGCCCGTGCCCGACCCGGGAGGACGCTTGAAGTTCGGGGTCTACCCCGACGACGAGCCGGTGTTCCACTGGATGCGCGGAGACGCACCCGCCCGCCAGCGCTGCATCGAAGCGGAGGTCATGGACCTCTCCGACGACATCGCCTACTCGGTGCACGACTTCGAGGACGCTGTCGTGAACCGTTACGTCGATCCTGCGCGTCTGGCATCCCGGGTCGGCCGCGAGGGCCTGCTCGACGCGATCCAGCGGTGGGTGGGCTACGACTTCCCCCGGGACGACCTTGCCCAGGGACTTGACCGTCTCATGGCGATGCCCGAGTGGATCGGTTCCTTCGACGGAACACGCCCGGCCCTCGCGCGCCTGAAGAACCTCACCTCCGACCTCATCGGCCGTTTCGCGCGCGCCGCGACCTCCGCGACACGCGAGGCGTACCCCGCCGACGAGCTCACCCGGTACCGCGCCCAGGTCATCGTCCCGGGCGAGGTCGAGACCGAGATGGCGGTGCTCAAGGGGATCATCGGTGCCACGGTGGTCTCGATCGACGGTCGGAAGGTGCTCTACCGAGAGCAGCGGCACGTGCTCAAGCGGCTGGCATCCGCTCTCTGGGAGAACCCCGGCGCCCTCGACGCGCTCCACGCCCCTGATTTCGCCGCCGCCGACGACGACACCGCCCGTCGCCGCGTCATCGTCGACCAGGTCGCGAGCCTCACCGATCAGCTGGCGATCGCCTGGCACAACCGGCTCGTGGGCGAAGTCGATGCCTCCGAGCTCGGCGTGTGGGCTCCGGGTGGCCGGGCATCCCGCGGAACGGATGCCTGA
- a CDS encoding DUF6531 domain-containing protein: MSDVDLEVYGAPDLTYDFGLADAVAAAANAAASAVEGQAGSRASYVATAEQDFQGYFSELFAANATTAAGDARELATRLRDVSSFIGRLNDAAREENARRKRAREWKARVEARRSNWLDATWDDIFGEEPPPQGGEIEPPVFHAAAVNASARQTPGGGSGGGGTSSARPENLRTFATGNANLDASLSAYPGRLSSAASDFMSTCDFGGIDVSPVVTGFQAWLDANANDTAWANTIAQAFEDAGTNGGVGTVSDAALAASLAAAGVSATRQDLVIDPPTAWGGAPTTGFVNDPVNSATGNFLEPENDLPFPAATGLLSVTRMYNSLDDGGGVFGRGWSSILDTTLRLGEDEARFVMADGRHVVFGADGREWARAAGENYWLARVRSADLRARGLDAPDGLLVTDNTGGWWAFTTGGDWVGTGAGAGNVVTVIRDAAGAVTALEHSRDRRVEVEYADGRVASVTSSDGRRVEYLYDDERRLTAVTGPAGTRSYRWTEDDLIDQVVAATGVIECTNVYDAQRRVREQITEFGRHTRFTYLSGRVTEVADADGANANTWIADRKGRLVGVIDTDGNRQSMAYDASGNLVSVTDREGRVTVHAYDARGRKTRTVTPDGADITYGYDEQDRVTTVVTAGGGIVQYDYANDLERNPSRVTDPGGGVTELDWADGLLRRVEDPEGVVVRFDYDAHGELVATRNADGAVARMVRDGSGRVTQAITPLGAVTRYVYDGTGSLASREDPDGAVWRYEHGPGGQITAVIDPLGARTELEYGPHGGLSRTIDPLGRVIDRSFDEFGNVTGVTLPDGAAWGFTHDALSRLREITDPAGGVWTHEYDAVGELVRTTDPTGVSAEVSRADATRTVQTAFEETSVRYDSFGRPERIQDAAGDASLITYDPCGRPVEVLNADGGLTRLERDRAGRVTAITTPAGRTTRYEYDSCGRPVAAIDPMGARTALEYDADSRVIARVLPTGERAEIEYDEVGRVVRERVPGAGVARFGYDKVGRPTFAQDARFGIRRFSYDAAGQLVAATNGIGGVTRYAYDDRGRVVSITDPAGGITTRTYTPLDKVASQTDPLGRVTTADYDAAGRQVRQTSPDGTVTEWSYDDAGLESGLTVNGRVVTEIRRDARTRTATIIDHTTDEPTTHTLRFTRLDRLAERTSEGRSTRWEYDADGARTRLITPDGATVDYTRDAAGHLTRIDHSRLGAVHYTRDAFGRILEARAGDSLQTWEYQDGYPVAHTRTDTDGAVITRITRDDDGRITAIDGPDGTTHYTHDDAGQLLTAVSEEHANTWEYDTAGRLVRETLDDTERSFAYDLAGQLLTIAAPGSDTTYAYDGQGRRTRETTPTDDTAYDWDDRGWIRAITARTRDDGERRTELRVNALGELAEVDGIPLTWDAGSYASTPLTVGDTDVFHAPGAITGIGDAWSTGGWRGTRTTTTDDPWAALTTANALVGGTVALSPGGGLEVAGLEWMGARAYDPTTRGFLSTDPITAPAGAAWAANPYSFAGNDPLHATDPLGLQPVTDEQLTAYATAHQGALATAGNAIGEWWNENWEYVAGGAMVIAGGVMIATGVGGPIGAALIGAGADTIIQKATTGDVNWGQVALTGAFGLIPGAGAAGGLLARGGVNAAQGAVENTAQYLISGQPITPGGLLSNAASGAAISTVTAGALNRIPASNAVARLDEVPVRPSVTDTTVIPSGGTTFVATPQGTIYDVPSGWAFREANNGKGLVAQDPDMVGVINAGNNTDSNTIRIMDPTDRYPNGYSRYSNDVGQWLDPTTGKPGSKPASHIPADYEGIYLQWPQ; the protein is encoded by the coding sequence ATGAGCGATGTCGATCTCGAGGTGTATGGGGCACCGGATCTGACCTACGACTTCGGTCTGGCTGACGCAGTGGCCGCCGCGGCGAATGCGGCGGCATCGGCGGTGGAGGGCCAAGCAGGGTCACGCGCCTCCTACGTCGCGACCGCGGAGCAGGACTTCCAGGGGTACTTCAGCGAACTCTTCGCGGCCAACGCGACGACCGCAGCGGGGGACGCTCGGGAGCTGGCAACGCGTCTACGGGACGTCTCATCGTTCATCGGCCGTCTCAACGATGCGGCGCGGGAAGAGAACGCCCGTCGCAAGCGGGCACGCGAGTGGAAGGCCCGGGTCGAGGCCCGAAGGTCGAACTGGCTGGATGCCACGTGGGATGACATCTTCGGTGAAGAACCGCCGCCGCAGGGCGGCGAGATCGAACCTCCCGTGTTCCACGCGGCGGCAGTGAACGCTTCAGCACGCCAGACGCCGGGCGGGGGCAGCGGCGGAGGCGGCACCTCGTCGGCGCGGCCCGAGAACCTGCGCACTTTCGCCACGGGCAACGCGAATCTCGACGCGTCACTGTCGGCGTACCCCGGGCGCCTCTCGTCGGCGGCGAGTGACTTCATGAGCACGTGCGACTTCGGCGGGATCGACGTCAGCCCGGTCGTCACAGGCTTCCAAGCCTGGCTCGACGCGAATGCGAACGACACGGCGTGGGCGAACACGATCGCGCAGGCGTTCGAGGATGCCGGGACCAATGGTGGGGTGGGGACGGTGTCGGATGCCGCGTTGGCGGCGTCTTTGGCGGCGGCGGGGGTGTCGGCGACGCGTCAGGATCTGGTGATCGATCCGCCGACGGCGTGGGGTGGGGCTCCGACGACGGGGTTCGTGAACGACCCGGTGAACTCCGCGACGGGCAACTTCTTGGAGCCGGAGAACGATCTTCCCTTCCCCGCGGCGACGGGGCTGCTGTCGGTGACGCGGATGTACAACTCCCTCGACGACGGTGGCGGGGTGTTCGGCCGCGGGTGGTCCTCCATCCTCGACACCACCCTGCGCCTGGGCGAGGACGAGGCGCGGTTCGTGATGGCGGACGGGCGTCACGTCGTGTTCGGCGCCGACGGGCGGGAGTGGGCGCGGGCTGCGGGGGAGAACTACTGGCTGGCGCGCGTGAGGTCGGCCGACCTCCGTGCGCGGGGCCTCGACGCCCCGGACGGGCTGCTCGTGACCGACAACACCGGCGGGTGGTGGGCGTTCACCACCGGCGGCGACTGGGTCGGCACAGGTGCCGGGGCAGGCAATGTCGTGACCGTGATCCGGGATGCCGCCGGGGCGGTGACCGCGTTGGAGCACTCCCGCGATCGCCGTGTCGAGGTGGAGTACGCGGACGGGCGGGTGGCATCCGTCACCTCCTCCGACGGTCGCCGGGTGGAGTACCTGTACGACGACGAGCGTCGCTTGACGGCGGTGACGGGTCCGGCGGGGACCAGATCGTATCGGTGGACCGAGGACGACCTCATCGACCAGGTGGTCGCCGCGACCGGGGTCATTGAGTGCACGAACGTGTACGACGCGCAGCGCCGGGTGCGGGAGCAGATCACCGAGTTCGGGCGTCACACCCGCTTCACGTACCTTTCCGGGCGGGTGACGGAGGTCGCTGACGCGGACGGGGCGAACGCGAACACCTGGATCGCCGACCGTAAGGGCCGTCTGGTCGGTGTCATCGATACGGACGGCAACCGCCAATCCATGGCCTACGACGCGTCCGGCAACCTCGTGTCCGTCACCGATCGTGAGGGCCGTGTCACGGTCCACGCGTACGACGCCCGGGGGCGGAAGACCCGCACCGTCACCCCCGACGGCGCGGACATCACCTACGGGTACGACGAGCAGGATCGGGTCACCACGGTCGTCACCGCCGGCGGCGGCATCGTGCAGTACGACTACGCGAACGACCTCGAGCGCAACCCGTCCCGGGTCACCGACCCCGGCGGTGGGGTCACCGAACTCGACTGGGCCGACGGCCTCCTCCGCCGGGTGGAGGACCCCGAGGGTGTCGTCGTCCGCTTCGACTACGACGCGCACGGTGAACTCGTCGCGACCCGCAACGCCGACGGCGCGGTGGCGCGGATGGTGCGCGACGGGTCCGGTCGGGTGACCCAAGCGATCACGCCGCTGGGGGCGGTCACCCGGTACGTGTACGACGGCACCGGTTCCCTGGCATCCCGGGAGGACCCGGACGGCGCGGTCTGGCGGTACGAGCACGGTCCCGGTGGGCAGATCACCGCGGTCATCGACCCGCTCGGTGCGCGCACGGAACTTGAGTATGGGCCCCACGGGGGCCTGAGCCGCACCATCGACCCGCTCGGTCGGGTGATCGACCGGTCGTTCGACGAGTTCGGCAACGTCACCGGCGTCACGCTCCCCGACGGCGCCGCCTGGGGCTTCACCCACGACGCCCTCTCCCGCCTCCGCGAGATCACCGACCCCGCCGGCGGCGTCTGGACCCACGAGTACGACGCCGTCGGCGAGCTGGTGCGGACGACGGATCCCACGGGTGTGTCGGCGGAGGTGTCACGGGCGGACGCGACCCGCACGGTGCAGACGGCGTTCGAAGAGACCTCGGTCCGGTACGACTCCTTCGGTCGTCCGGAACGGATCCAGGATGCCGCGGGCGACGCATCGTTGATCACGTACGACCCGTGTGGCCGTCCGGTGGAGGTGCTGAACGCGGATGGCGGGCTCACCCGCCTCGAACGCGACCGCGCGGGTCGTGTCACCGCCATCACCACCCCCGCCGGTCGCACCACCCGCTACGAGTACGACTCCTGTGGTCGCCCCGTCGCCGCGATCGACCCCATGGGCGCGCGAACCGCCCTGGAGTACGACGCCGACTCCCGTGTCATCGCGCGCGTGCTTCCCACGGGGGAGCGTGCCGAGATCGAGTACGACGAGGTCGGTCGGGTGGTGCGCGAGCGAGTTCCGGGTGCGGGTGTTGCGCGGTTCGGGTACGACAAGGTCGGACGCCCCACGTTCGCGCAGGATGCGCGGTTCGGCATCCGTCGCTTCTCCTACGACGCCGCCGGCCAACTCGTCGCCGCGACCAACGGCATCGGTGGGGTGACCCGGTACGCGTACGACGATCGGGGCCGTGTGGTGTCGATCACCGACCCCGCCGGTGGGATCACCACCCGCACGTACACGCCGCTGGACAAGGTCGCCTCCCAAACCGACCCGCTCGGCCGGGTCACCACCGCGGACTACGACGCCGCGGGGCGGCAGGTGCGGCAGACCAGCCCCGACGGGACGGTCACGGAATGGTCGTACGACGACGCCGGCCTCGAATCCGGGCTCACCGTCAACGGACGGGTCGTGACGGAGATCCGTCGCGACGCGCGCACCCGCACGGCGACGATCATCGACCACACCACCGACGAACCGACCACCCACACGTTGCGGTTCACCCGCCTGGACCGCCTCGCCGAGCGCACCAGCGAGGGTCGCTCCACCCGGTGGGAGTACGACGCGGACGGCGCCCGCACCCGCCTGATCACTCCCGACGGGGCCACCGTCGACTACACCAGGGATGCCGCCGGGCACCTCACCCGCATCGACCACTCCCGCCTGGGCGCGGTGCACTACACCCGCGATGCGTTCGGACGGATTCTGGAGGCCCGCGCCGGCGACAGCCTCCAGACCTGGGAATACCAGGACGGGTACCCCGTCGCGCACACCCGCACCGACACCGACGGGGCGGTCATCACCCGCATCACCCGTGACGACGACGGCCGCATCACCGCCATCGACGGACCCGACGGCACCACCCACTACACGCACGACGACGCCGGGCAACTCCTCACCGCCGTGTCCGAGGAACACGCGAACACGTGGGAGTACGACACCGCGGGGCGCCTCGTCCGCGAGACTCTCGACGACACCGAACGCTCGTTCGCATACGACCTCGCCGGTCAGTTGCTGACCATCGCGGCCCCTGGCAGTGACACGACCTACGCCTACGACGGGCAGGGCCGGCGCACGCGGGAAACCACCCCCACCGACGACACCGCTTACGACTGGGACGACCGTGGCTGGATCCGCGCGATCACCGCGCGCACCCGCGACGACGGAGAACGTCGCACCGAGCTGCGGGTAAATGCGCTGGGTGAGCTGGCCGAGGTCGATGGCATCCCCCTGACCTGGGATGCCGGGTCGTACGCGTCCACTCCGCTCACCGTCGGGGACACCGACGTGTTCCACGCCCCCGGCGCGATCACCGGCATCGGCGACGCCTGGAGCACCGGCGGATGGCGCGGCACCCGCACCACCACCACCGACGACCCCTGGGCCGCGCTCACCACCGCCAACGCCCTCGTCGGGGGGACAGTCGCTCTCAGCCCCGGCGGGGGACTCGAGGTCGCCGGGCTGGAGTGGATGGGCGCCCGCGCCTACGACCCCACCACCCGCGGATTCCTCAGCACCGACCCGATCACCGCGCCCGCCGGCGCCGCCTGGGCCGCCAACCCCTACTCGTTCGCCGGCAACGACCCCCTCCACGCCACCGACCCCCTCGGCCTCCAACCCGTCACCGACGAACAACTCACCGCCTACGCCACCGCCCACCAAGGCGCCCTCGCCACCGCCGGCAACGCCATCGGCGAATGGTGGAACGAGAACTGGGAATACGTCGCCGGCGGCGCCATGGTCATCGCCGGCGGCGTCATGATCGCCACCGGCGTCGGCGGCCCCATCGGCGCCGCCCTCATCGGCGCCGGCGCCGACACCATCATCCAAAAAGCCACCACCGGCGACGTCAACTGGGGCCAAGTCGCCCTCACCGGAGCATTCGGCCTCATCCCCGGAGCCGGAGCCGCCGGCGGCCTCCTCGCCCGCGGCGGCGTCAACGCCGCCCAAGGCGCCGTCGAAAACACCGCCCAATACCTCATCAGCGGCCAACCCATCACCCCCGGCGGCCTCCTCTCCAACGCCGCCTCCGGCGCCGCCATCTCCACCGTCACCGCCGGCGCCCTCAACCGCATCCCCGCCAGCAACGCGGTCGCCAGACTTGATGAGGTTCCCGTTCGACCGTCGGTCACTGACACGACAGTGATTCCGTCCGGCGGTACGACTTTCGTTGCGACTCCCCAAGGCACCATCTACGACGTACCTTCCGGATGGGCGTTCAGGGAAGCCAACAACGGGAAGGGTCTGGTCGCGCAGGATCCGGATATGGTCGGTGTCATCAACGCGGGCAACAACACGGACTCCAACACCATCCGAATCATGGACCCAACGGACCGATATCCAAACGGGTACTCGCGATACAGCAACGACGTCGGGCAATGGCTGGACCCCACAACGGGCAAGCCAGGCTCGAAGCCAGCGAGCCATATACCTGCCGACTACGAGGGGATTTATCTCCAATGGCCCCAATAG
- the dusB gene encoding tRNA dihydrouridine synthase DusB, giving the protein MDTALAPARTLRIGNIELDAPVVLAPMAGITNTAFRRLCREYGAGLYVSEMITTRALVERNDTTMRLIRHHESETPRSIQLYGVDPATVEAAVRIIVDEDHADHIDLNFGCPVPKVTRRGGGAALPWKTTLFREIVERAVHAAGDKPLTVKMRKGIDADHLTYLEAGRIAEGAGVASIALHARTASEFYSGHADWSAITKLKETVTSVPVLGNGDIWSADDAVRMMAETGCDGVVVGRGCLGRPWLFGDLARALGQPGAAHGAPVNATLGFVARAFRRHAELLVEFFEDEGRGCRDIRKHVAWYFKGYPVGGELRASLATASTLDEIDELLSTMELDAPYPGAAAEGQRGRAGTPKRPALPDRWLDSHEIGDAAGRDLAEAELHHSGG; this is encoded by the coding sequence GTGGATACGGCATTGGCTCCGGCGCGGACGCTCCGCATCGGCAACATCGAGCTCGACGCCCCCGTCGTCCTCGCTCCCATGGCCGGCATCACGAACACGGCGTTCCGTCGCCTGTGTCGCGAATACGGTGCCGGGCTGTACGTGAGCGAGATGATCACGACGCGCGCCCTCGTCGAGCGCAACGACACGACCATGCGGCTCATCCGCCACCATGAGTCCGAGACACCGCGTTCGATCCAGCTGTACGGCGTCGACCCGGCGACAGTCGAAGCGGCCGTGCGCATCATCGTCGACGAAGACCACGCCGATCACATCGACCTGAACTTCGGCTGCCCTGTCCCGAAGGTCACCCGGCGCGGCGGCGGTGCCGCCCTGCCCTGGAAGACCACGCTGTTCCGCGAGATCGTCGAGCGGGCCGTGCACGCGGCGGGCGACAAACCCCTCACCGTCAAGATGCGCAAGGGCATCGACGCCGACCACCTCACCTATCTCGAGGCCGGACGGATCGCGGAGGGCGCCGGCGTGGCATCCATCGCCCTGCACGCGCGCACCGCGAGCGAGTTCTACTCGGGCCATGCCGACTGGTCGGCGATCACGAAGCTCAAGGAGACGGTCACGAGCGTGCCCGTGCTCGGCAACGGCGACATCTGGTCGGCGGACGACGCGGTGCGCATGATGGCCGAGACCGGCTGCGACGGCGTCGTCGTCGGACGCGGCTGTCTCGGTCGCCCGTGGCTGTTCGGCGACCTCGCCCGCGCGCTGGGTCAACCGGGCGCCGCTCACGGCGCGCCCGTCAACGCCACCCTGGGGTTCGTCGCGCGCGCCTTCCGCCGCCACGCCGAACTGCTCGTCGAGTTCTTCGAGGATGAAGGGCGCGGATGCCGCGACATCCGCAAGCACGTCGCCTGGTACTTCAAGGGCTACCCGGTCGGGGGAGAACTGCGCGCGAGCCTCGCGACCGCCTCAACTCTTGACGAGATCGACGAGCTTCTCTCCACGATGGAGCTCGACGCCCCCTACCCGGGAGCCGCGGCGGAGGGCCAGCGCGGTCGCGCGGGCACCCCGAAGCGTCCCGCGCTGCCCGACCGGTGGCTCGACTCGCACGAGATCGGCGACGCCGCCGGACGCGACCTGGCCGAAGCGGAGCTGCACCACAGTGGGGGCTGA